The following are encoded in a window of Massilia sp. R2A-15 genomic DNA:
- a CDS encoding acyloxyacyl hydrolase: MFLKKIKPVLALGALLALQPVFAADMGADSVAVEFGTGSKVQMIRASAQKNWERSWFESNGTHLSGYWDANLALWRGNAYRNVPGDHQNIAVAGLTPVFRFERSDKRGFYGEAGIGVSLFSHLYNNDDNRLSTAFQFADHIGAGYVFANQWELGAKLQHYSNGGFKHPNSGVNWLVVKVARHF; the protein is encoded by the coding sequence ATGTTCCTCAAGAAGATCAAGCCGGTTCTCGCGCTGGGCGCGCTCCTGGCGTTACAACCTGTTTTCGCCGCGGACATGGGGGCCGACTCGGTCGCAGTGGAATTCGGCACCGGCAGCAAGGTGCAAATGATCCGCGCCAGCGCGCAGAAGAATTGGGAGCGCAGCTGGTTCGAATCGAACGGCACGCACCTGTCCGGCTATTGGGACGCCAACCTGGCGCTGTGGCGCGGCAACGCCTACCGCAATGTGCCGGGCGACCATCAGAACATCGCGGTGGCCGGCCTCACGCCGGTATTTCGCTTCGAGCGCAGCGACAAGCGCGGCTTTTATGGCGAGGCCGGGATTGGCGTGAGCCTGTTTTCCCACCTGTACAACAATGACGACAACCGCCTGTCGACCGCGTTCCAGTTCGCCGATCACATCGGCGCGGGCTACGTGTTCGCCAACCAATGGGAACTCGGCGCCAAGCTGCAGCACTACTCCAACGGCGGCTTCAAGCATCCGAACAGCGGCGTCAACTGGCTGGTTGTGAAGGTCGCGCGCCACTTCTAA
- a CDS encoding NAD(P)-dependent oxidoreductase, whose protein sequence is MTSPTLAFLGIGLMGKPMAARLAQAGHALRVWNRTAAKAEELRATGADPRVNMAEAVTGADIIISMLESGSIVSGVLDAALPAIKAGALWIDMSSTQKGEAVAFHERLHAKGINFIDAPVSGGVLGAETGTLAIMAGGSVQDFALAEPVLRAMGRPTLVGPAGSGQVAKLCNQLIVGGTLDIVAEALLLAQAAGADPAAVRAALRGGFAESRILEVHGQRMLDRNFMPGGQVKSQLKDMQNVLVAAADAGVVLPVAALVTEHYRSIAGEFPAADQSAALLALEKANPGQRLGDAPDQLP, encoded by the coding sequence ATGACATCCCCAACACTCGCCTTCCTCGGCATCGGACTGATGGGCAAACCGATGGCCGCGCGCCTTGCGCAGGCCGGCCATGCGCTGCGCGTGTGGAACCGCACTGCGGCCAAAGCCGAGGAACTTCGCGCAACCGGCGCCGATCCGCGTGTAAATATGGCGGAGGCGGTGACGGGCGCCGACATCATCATCTCGATGCTCGAATCAGGCTCTATCGTCAGCGGCGTGCTCGATGCGGCGCTGCCCGCCATAAAAGCCGGCGCGCTGTGGATCGACATGAGTTCGACGCAAAAAGGCGAGGCGGTCGCCTTCCATGAGCGGCTGCACGCGAAAGGCATCAACTTCATCGACGCGCCGGTGTCGGGCGGCGTGCTCGGCGCCGAGACCGGCACCTTGGCGATCATGGCCGGCGGCAGCGTCCAGGATTTCGCGCTGGCCGAACCTGTGCTGCGCGCGATGGGACGCCCGACCCTGGTCGGCCCGGCGGGGAGTGGCCAGGTCGCCAAGCTGTGCAACCAGCTGATCGTCGGCGGCACGCTTGACATTGTTGCCGAGGCGCTGCTGCTGGCGCAGGCCGCCGGCGCCGACCCGGCCGCGGTGCGCGCTGCCTTGCGCGGCGGATTCGCCGAAAGCCGCATCCTCGAGGTGCACGGCCAGCGCATGCTCGATCGCAACTTCATGCCGGGCGGGCAGGTGAAGAGCCAGTTGAAGGACATGCAGAACGTGCTGGTGGCCGCCGCCGATGCCGGCGTGGTATTGCCGGTCGCCGCCCTGGTGACGGAACACTACCGCTCGATCGCTGGAGAATTCCCCGCTGCCGACCAGAGCGCCGCCCTGCTCGCGCTCGAGAAGGCCAACCCGGGCCAGCGCCTCGGCGATGCGCCGGATCAGCTGCCGTAA
- a CDS encoding molybdopterin-dependent oxidoreductase, which translates to MTIRQVRATCPHDCPDTCALLITVEDGVATEVKGDPDHPTTAGVLCTKVSRYAERTYHPERLLHPMRRVGKKGEGRFERISWDEALDEIAARLKEIAARAPQAILPYSYCGTMGLVQGESMSARFFNQLGASALDRTICAMAGATGYKYTIGASIGTDLEQFQDAKLIIIWGGNPIASNLHFWTRAQEAKRRGAKLIAIDPYRSLTAEKCHQHIGLLPGTDAALALGMMHVLIAENLLDDDYIAQHTLGFEQLKARAAEWTPERAAETCGITAEEVVGLAREYGQMARRGEPVAIRVNYGVQRVAGGGMSVRTIACLPALVGAWRHAAGGIQLSSSGSFPANRVALQLPELRKTPVRTINMTTIGDDLLREASPSFGPKVEAVIVYNANPLAIAPDSDKVMRGFLREDLFTVVLEHFQTDSADYADILLPATTQLEHVDAHLAYGHLYMMANNAAIAPMGEAKPNTEIFRLLAARMGFDDPCFSEDDHQLAAKAFDSRDARAVHFDWDSLKQRGWQKLNMPDAPFANGGFPTPSGKCEFYSSAMLADGHDPLPAYTPPYESAASNPELARKYPLAMISPPARNFLNSTFVNVKSLRGGEGEPHLDIHPDDSAARGIQDGDMVRIFNDRGSFVAKARVTAKARPGLVVGLSVWWKKLGSDGKNANEVTSQRLTDMGRAPTFYDTLVEVEKA; encoded by the coding sequence ATGACCATCCGACAAGTGCGCGCGACCTGCCCGCATGACTGCCCCGACACCTGCGCCCTGCTCATCACCGTGGAGGACGGCGTCGCCACCGAAGTGAAGGGCGATCCCGACCACCCGACCACCGCCGGCGTGCTGTGCACCAAGGTGTCGCGCTACGCCGAACGCACCTATCACCCCGAGCGCCTGCTGCACCCGATGCGCCGCGTGGGCAAGAAAGGCGAGGGCAGGTTCGAGCGCATCAGCTGGGACGAGGCGCTCGATGAAATCGCGGCGCGCCTGAAAGAGATCGCGGCCCGCGCGCCGCAGGCCATCCTCCCCTACAGCTACTGCGGCACGATGGGGTTGGTGCAGGGCGAGTCGATGTCGGCGCGCTTCTTCAACCAGCTCGGCGCCTCCGCGCTGGACCGCACGATCTGCGCGATGGCCGGCGCCACCGGCTACAAGTACACCATCGGCGCCTCGATCGGCACCGACCTCGAACAGTTCCAGGATGCGAAGCTGATCATCATCTGGGGCGGCAATCCGATCGCCTCCAACCTGCACTTCTGGACCCGCGCGCAGGAAGCCAAGCGGCGCGGCGCCAAGCTGATCGCGATCGACCCGTACCGCTCGCTGACGGCAGAGAAGTGCCACCAGCACATCGGCCTGCTGCCCGGCACCGACGCCGCGCTGGCGCTCGGCATGATGCACGTGCTGATCGCCGAGAACCTGCTCGACGACGACTACATCGCACAACACACGCTCGGCTTCGAGCAGCTCAAGGCGCGCGCGGCGGAATGGACGCCGGAGCGCGCCGCCGAGACCTGCGGCATCACCGCCGAAGAAGTGGTCGGCCTGGCGCGCGAGTACGGCCAGATGGCCAGGCGCGGCGAGCCGGTCGCGATCCGCGTCAACTACGGCGTGCAGCGCGTGGCCGGCGGCGGCATGTCGGTGCGCACGATCGCCTGCCTGCCGGCGCTGGTGGGCGCCTGGCGCCACGCGGCTGGCGGCATCCAGCTGTCGTCGTCGGGCTCCTTCCCGGCCAACCGCGTCGCGCTGCAACTGCCCGAACTGCGCAAGACGCCGGTCCGCACCATCAACATGACCACCATCGGCGACGACCTGCTGCGCGAAGCGTCGCCCTCGTTCGGCCCCAAGGTCGAAGCGGTCATCGTCTACAACGCCAACCCGCTGGCGATCGCGCCCGATTCGGACAAGGTGATGCGCGGCTTCCTGCGCGAGGACCTGTTCACCGTGGTGCTCGAACACTTCCAGACCGACAGCGCCGACTACGCCGACATCCTTCTGCCGGCCACCACGCAGCTGGAACATGTCGACGCGCACCTCGCCTACGGCCACCTGTACATGATGGCCAATAACGCGGCGATCGCGCCGATGGGCGAGGCCAAGCCGAACACCGAGATCTTCCGCCTGCTGGCCGCGCGCATGGGCTTCGACGATCCCTGCTTCAGCGAGGACGACCACCAGCTCGCGGCCAAGGCCTTCGATTCGCGCGACGCGCGCGCGGTGCACTTCGACTGGGATTCGCTCAAGCAGCGCGGCTGGCAAAAGCTCAACATGCCCGACGCGCCGTTCGCCAACGGCGGCTTCCCGACCCCGTCGGGCAAGTGCGAGTTCTATTCCAGCGCGATGCTGGCCGACGGTCACGATCCGCTGCCGGCCTACACGCCGCCGTACGAATCGGCCGCGTCCAATCCGGAGCTGGCGCGCAAATACCCGCTGGCGATGATCTCGCCGCCAGCGCGCAACTTCCTCAACTCGACGTTCGTCAACGTCAAGAGCCTGCGCGGCGGCGAGGGCGAACCTCACCTCGACATCCACCCGGACGACAGCGCGGCGCGCGGCATCCAGGATGGCGACATGGTCCGCATCTTCAACGACCGCGGCTCCTTCGTCGCGAAGGCGCGCGTGACGGCGAAGGCCCGCCCCGGCCTGGTGGTCGGCCTGTCGGTGTGGTGGAAAAAGCTCGGCAGCGACGGCAAGAACGCCAACGAAGTGACCAGCCAGCGCCTGACCGACATGGGGCGCGCGCCCACGTTCTACGACACGCTGGTCGAGGTGGAGAAAGCATGA
- a CDS encoding aminopeptidase — MKRLAFGIIAAGLLAGCSTVGYYSQAAKGQISLLSESRSIDDWMQDPGTSPKLRVRLETARQIRRFAVQQLGLPDNMSYKNYTALKRPFVVWNVVATPELSLKPLQWCFPVAGCVNYRGYYGKEDAQAYADELRAAGNDVQVGGVTAYSTLGWFNDPLISTFINYPDAELARLIFHELAHQVVYVPGDSQFNESFASAVEEAGVERWLQQFGNPKMRENFVRYTERKQEFLALLLKCRRALERNYKSSESDAVKRAEKARLFRQLQDDYAALKSSWGGYAGYDRFFAEPLSNAHLAAIATYNDFVPAFRALLEREHSFTGFYTAVRRIADLEREERHRRLKQLSAT, encoded by the coding sequence ATGAAGCGGCTGGCCTTCGGAATAATCGCCGCCGGCCTGCTCGCTGGCTGCTCGACCGTCGGCTACTATTCACAGGCCGCGAAGGGCCAGATCTCGCTGCTGTCCGAATCGCGCTCGATCGACGACTGGATGCAGGATCCGGGCACCTCGCCAAAGCTGCGCGTGCGCCTGGAGACGGCGCGCCAGATCCGCCGCTTCGCGGTGCAGCAGCTTGGCCTGCCCGACAACATGAGCTACAAGAACTACACCGCGCTCAAGCGCCCGTTCGTCGTGTGGAACGTGGTCGCCACGCCGGAACTGTCGCTCAAGCCGCTGCAATGGTGCTTCCCGGTGGCCGGCTGCGTGAACTATCGCGGCTACTACGGCAAGGAGGATGCACAGGCCTACGCCGACGAACTGCGCGCCGCGGGCAACGACGTGCAGGTGGGCGGCGTCACCGCGTATTCCACGCTCGGCTGGTTCAACGATCCGCTGATTTCCACCTTCATCAATTATCCCGACGCCGAACTGGCGCGCCTGATTTTCCACGAGCTGGCGCACCAGGTGGTGTACGTGCCCGGCGACTCGCAGTTCAACGAATCGTTTGCCAGCGCGGTCGAGGAGGCCGGCGTCGAGCGCTGGCTGCAGCAGTTCGGCAATCCGAAGATGCGCGAGAACTTCGTCCGCTACACCGAGCGCAAGCAGGAATTCCTGGCGCTGCTGCTCAAGTGCCGTCGCGCGCTCGAGCGCAACTACAAATCCTCAGAGAGCGACGCCGTCAAGCGCGCCGAAAAAGCGCGGCTGTTCCGCCAGCTGCAGGACGATTACGCGGCGCTCAAGTCGAGTTGGGGCGGCTACGCCGGCTACGACCGCTTCTTCGCCGAGCCGCTGTCGAACGCGCACCTGGCCGCCATCGCCACCTACAACGACTTCGTGCCGGCGTTTCGCGCGCTGCTCGAGCGCGAGCACAGCTTCACCGGCTTCTACACGGCCGTGCGCCGCATCGCCGACCTCGAGCGCGAGGAGCGGCATCGCCGCCTCAAGCAGCTGTCCGCGACCTGA
- a CDS encoding M20 aminoacylase family protein gives MNLVEPIIAFQTELQQIRRDLHAHPELCYEEQRTSDVVAARLTEWGIPVVRGLGVTGVVGIIKNGSSQRAIGLRADMDALPMHEVNSFAHASRHAGKMHACGHDGHVAMLLGAAHHLATHRNFDGTVYLIFQPAEEGGAGARKMIDDGLFEQFPMEAVYGMHNWPGMEAGTFGVVAGPMMASSNEFRVVVKGKGAHAAQPHKGVDPVMVAVQIAQAWQTIISREKNPLDTAVLSITQIHSGSATNVIPDEAVMIGTVRTFTTEVLDLIETRMEEIARHTAAASRATVEFGFKRNYPPLVNHPEQTAIAIEAMKAVAGAGRVDVNVEPTMGAEDFAFMLQAKPGCYVFIGNGEGAHREGGHGLGPCQLHNASYDFNDSLLPVGASYWVKLVEKSLPPA, from the coding sequence ATGAACCTTGTCGAACCCATCATTGCGTTCCAGACGGAACTGCAGCAGATCCGGCGCGACCTGCACGCGCATCCTGAACTTTGCTACGAAGAACAGCGCACTTCCGACGTGGTAGCCGCGCGCCTGACCGAGTGGGGCATCCCGGTCGTGCGCGGGCTGGGCGTGACGGGCGTGGTCGGCATCATCAAGAACGGCAGCTCGCAGCGCGCGATCGGCCTGCGCGCCGACATGGACGCGCTGCCCATGCATGAAGTCAACAGCTTCGCGCACGCGTCGCGCCATGCCGGCAAGATGCACGCCTGCGGCCACGATGGCCACGTCGCGATGCTGCTCGGCGCCGCGCACCACCTGGCCACGCACCGCAATTTCGACGGCACCGTCTACCTGATCTTCCAGCCGGCCGAGGAAGGCGGCGCCGGCGCGCGCAAGATGATCGACGACGGCCTGTTCGAGCAGTTCCCGATGGAAGCGGTGTACGGCATGCACAACTGGCCGGGCATGGAAGCGGGCACCTTCGGCGTCGTCGCCGGACCGATGATGGCGTCCTCCAACGAGTTCCGCGTGGTGGTCAAGGGCAAGGGCGCGCATGCCGCGCAGCCGCACAAGGGCGTCGACCCGGTGATGGTGGCGGTGCAAATCGCGCAGGCCTGGCAGACCATCATTTCGCGCGAGAAGAATCCGCTCGACACCGCCGTGCTGTCGATCACCCAGATCCATTCGGGCAGCGCGACCAATGTGATTCCCGACGAGGCGGTGATGATCGGCACCGTGCGCACCTTCACCACCGAGGTGCTGGACCTGATCGAAACGCGCATGGAAGAGATCGCCAGGCACACGGCTGCGGCATCGCGCGCTACCGTCGAGTTCGGCTTCAAGCGCAACTATCCGCCGCTGGTGAATCATCCGGAGCAGACCGCGATTGCGATCGAGGCAATGAAAGCGGTGGCCGGCGCCGGCCGGGTCGATGTAAATGTCGAACCGACCATGGGCGCGGAGGATTTCGCTTTCATGCTGCAGGCCAAGCCAGGCTGCTATGTGTTCATCGGCAACGGTGAAGGCGCGCACCGCGAGGGCGGACACGGCCTGGGGCCATGCCAGCTGCATAACGCCAGCTACGACTTCAACGATTCGCTGCTGCCGGTCGGCGCCAGCTACTGGGTGAAGCTGGTGGAGAAGAGTCTGCCGCCGGCTTAG
- a CDS encoding DHA2 family efflux MFS transporter permease subunit yields the protein MTSTATIKQYLPWVVATALFMEQLDATIVNTAIPSIAASLHVTPLSLKSVVTSYILSLAVGIPVSGWMADRYGTRRVFGTAIAIFTLASVLCGLSLNAPMMTAARLLQGIGGAMMMPVGRLAIIRTFPKSELLGAMNFVIIPALIGPLLGPTVGGLIVHWVSWRAIFFVNVPVGLVALFLVVKYMPDYRGTERRPLDVIGMILFSCGTALLSWLLEIFGEHTLDPTTAVVMLGLSIALLVAYGWHASGIEYPLLRLALFRVRTFRTAVLGGFATRLGVGGLPFLLPLLYQVGLGLPAWKSGLLMMPTALAAMGMKLISARLLSRFGYRQVLIVNTVCIGITIGLFAMVKSTTPLAFIVMLGLMQGFFNSLQFSSMNTLAYADVAQADSSMASTISSSFQQLSMSFGLAAGSLVAAWFLGDVPQTNRGMVTSALHSAFVALSVVTILSSLAFWTLRRGDGESISKGVKIAPEATPATT from the coding sequence ATGACCAGTACCGCCACCATCAAGCAGTACCTCCCGTGGGTCGTCGCCACCGCGCTGTTCATGGAACAGCTGGACGCGACCATCGTCAATACCGCCATCCCGAGCATCGCAGCGAGCCTGCACGTCACGCCGCTCAGCCTCAAATCCGTCGTCACCAGTTATATCCTCAGCCTCGCCGTCGGCATTCCGGTCAGCGGATGGATGGCAGACCGGTACGGCACGCGCCGCGTGTTCGGCACGGCGATCGCGATCTTCACGCTGGCGTCGGTGCTGTGCGGGCTGTCGCTGAACGCGCCGATGATGACGGCTGCGCGGCTGCTGCAAGGCATCGGCGGCGCCATGATGATGCCGGTCGGGCGCCTGGCGATCATCCGCACCTTTCCAAAGTCCGAATTGCTGGGCGCGATGAATTTCGTGATCATCCCCGCGCTGATCGGGCCGCTGCTCGGGCCCACCGTTGGCGGCCTGATCGTGCACTGGGTCTCCTGGCGCGCGATCTTCTTCGTCAACGTGCCTGTCGGCCTAGTGGCGCTGTTCCTGGTGGTGAAATACATGCCCGACTATCGCGGAACGGAGCGCCGGCCGCTCGACGTGATCGGCATGATCCTGTTCAGTTGCGGCACCGCGTTGTTGTCGTGGCTGCTCGAGATATTTGGCGAACACACGCTCGACCCGACGACTGCGGTGGTGATGCTGGGGCTGTCGATCGCATTGCTGGTCGCGTATGGCTGGCATGCGAGCGGGATCGAATACCCTCTGCTGCGCCTGGCGCTATTCAGAGTAAGGACGTTTCGCACGGCGGTGCTGGGCGGATTCGCCACGCGCCTGGGCGTCGGGGGCCTGCCCTTCCTGCTGCCGCTGTTGTACCAGGTGGGATTGGGCCTGCCGGCTTGGAAGTCCGGTCTCCTGATGATGCCCACCGCGCTGGCCGCGATGGGCATGAAGCTGATCTCGGCGCGCCTGCTGTCGCGATTTGGCTACCGCCAGGTGCTGATCGTCAACACGGTCTGCATCGGCATCACGATCGGACTGTTTGCGATGGTGAAGTCGACCACGCCGCTGGCTTTCATCGTCATGCTCGGCCTGATGCAGGGGTTCTTCAATTCGCTGCAGTTTTCCAGCATGAACACGCTGGCGTATGCCGACGTCGCGCAGGCCGATTCGAGCATGGCGAGTACGATCTCCAGTTCGTTCCAGCAGCTGTCGATGAGTTTCGGCCTGGCGGCCGGGTCCCTGGTGGCTGCCTGGTTCCTCGGCGACGTACCGCAAACCAATCGCGGCATGGTGACCAGCGCCTTGCACAGCGCGTTCGTGGCCTTGTCGGTGGTGACGATCCTGTCGTCGCTGGCATTCTGGACGTTGCGCCGCGGCGATGGCGAAAGCATCAGCAAGGGCGTGAAGATCGCGCCCGAAGCAACGCCGGCGACGACTTAA
- a CDS encoding long-chain-fatty-acid--CoA ligase: MDKFWLKSYPEGVPAEIDPDQYRSLVQLLDESFTKFADRNAYVCMDKFLTYKELDACSRRAAAWLQSRGMKKGARVAVMMPNVLQYPIAIAAILRAGYTVVNVNPLYTPRELEHQLTDSGSEAIIVLENFATTLQQVLPRTGVKHIVVASMGEMLGAVKGMLVNFVVRNVKKMVPEFSLPNAVTFKDMLSQGARMSFAPVETTPQDVAFLQYTGGTTGLSKGATLTHRNVIANVLQSEAWSMPALNKAPVVEQITIVCALPLYHIFALTACAMWGMRVGAMNLLIPNPRDIGGFIKELRKYQVNMLPAVNTLYNALINHPDFGAVDFSALKICNGGGMAVQQAVNDKWRAITGVSIIEGYGLSETSPVATCNRADTEGFTGTIGLPVPSTDIAILDDDGVPVALGERGEIAIRGPQVMAGYWNHPAETARVMTPDGFFKSGDVGIMDADGYVKIVDRKKDMILVSGFNVYPNELEGVIAAHPGVLECAVIGVPDANSGEAVKVFVVRKDPSLTAEQLMDYCKRELTGYKKPKYIEFRTELPKTNVGKILRRMLRDEKQAA; this comes from the coding sequence ATGGATAAATTTTGGCTGAAGTCCTACCCGGAAGGCGTTCCGGCGGAGATCGATCCCGACCAATACCGCTCGCTGGTCCAGCTGCTTGACGAATCGTTCACCAAGTTCGCGGACCGTAACGCCTACGTCTGCATGGACAAGTTCCTCACTTACAAAGAACTCGACGCCTGTTCGCGCCGCGCCGCCGCCTGGCTGCAAAGCCGCGGCATGAAAAAGGGCGCGCGCGTCGCCGTCATGATGCCCAACGTGCTGCAGTATCCGATCGCGATCGCCGCGATCCTGCGCGCCGGCTACACCGTGGTCAACGTCAATCCGCTGTACACCCCGCGCGAACTGGAACACCAGCTGACCGACTCCGGCAGCGAGGCGATCATCGTGCTGGAGAACTTCGCCACCACGCTGCAGCAGGTGCTGCCGCGAACAGGGGTCAAGCACATCGTCGTCGCCAGCATGGGCGAGATGCTCGGCGCCGTGAAGGGCATGCTGGTCAACTTCGTGGTGCGCAACGTGAAGAAGATGGTGCCCGAATTCTCGCTGCCGAATGCGGTGACGTTCAAGGACATGCTGTCGCAAGGCGCGCGCATGAGCTTCGCGCCGGTCGAGACGACGCCGCAGGACGTGGCCTTCCTCCAGTACACCGGCGGCACCACCGGCCTGTCGAAAGGCGCCACGCTCACCCATCGCAACGTGATCGCCAACGTGCTGCAGTCCGAGGCCTGGTCGATGCCAGCCCTGAACAAGGCGCCCGTGGTCGAGCAGATCACCATCGTCTGCGCGCTGCCGCTGTATCACATCTTCGCGCTGACTGCCTGCGCCATGTGGGGCATGCGCGTCGGGGCGATGAACCTCCTGATCCCGAACCCGCGCGACATCGGCGGCTTCATCAAGGAGCTGCGCAAGTACCAGGTCAACATGCTGCCGGCGGTGAATACGCTGTACAACGCGCTGATCAACCATCCCGATTTCGGCGCCGTCGATTTCTCCGCCCTGAAGATCTGCAACGGCGGCGGCATGGCGGTGCAGCAGGCCGTCAACGACAAGTGGCGCGCGATTACCGGAGTGAGCATCATCGAAGGCTACGGCCTGTCGGAGACTTCGCCGGTGGCCACCTGCAACCGCGCCGACACGGAAGGCTTTACGGGCACGATCGGCCTGCCGGTGCCATCGACCGACATCGCCATCCTCGACGACGACGGCGTGCCGGTGGCGCTGGGCGAACGCGGCGAGATCGCCATTCGCGGCCCGCAGGTCATGGCCGGCTACTGGAACCATCCGGCCGAAACGGCCAGGGTCATGACGCCCGACGGCTTCTTCAAATCGGGCGACGTCGGCATCATGGACGCGGATGGCTACGTGAAGATCGTCGACCGCAAGAAGGACATGATCCTGGTGTCGGGCTTTAACGTCTACCCGAACGAGCTCGAAGGCGTGATCGCGGCACACCCGGGCGTGCTCGAATGCGCGGTGATCGGCGTGCCGGACGCGAATTCGGGCGAAGCGGTCAAGGTCTTCGTGGTGCGCAAGGATCCGAGCCTGACGGCCGAACAGCTGATGGACTACTGCAAGCGCGAACTCACCGGCTACAAGAAGCCGAAGTACATCGAGTTCCGCACCGAGCTGCCGAAGACGAACGTCGGGAAGATCCTGCGGCGCATGCTGCGCGACGAGAAGCAGGCGGCTTAG